The proteins below come from a single Serratia ficaria genomic window:
- the pdxR gene encoding MocR-like pyridoxine biosynthesis transcription factor PdxR, whose translation MPRKARVVEVPAIGQLDRQAGRLSQQLAQALRAAINKGELKAGDLLPSTRRLSAALRLARGTVLEAFAQLTAEGFLAPQPGSGTRVAGSLAPRRVRLSPAKSPSAAAPPLAEQAQRLARFAAQVRPLPPVPFAVSVPIGETAPDDIWRRLGNRIRARGPGAPSGYGDPMGALPLREALCEYVRRSRSVSCTPQQIIITSGTQQGLYLAAQILLDAGDAAWVEDPAYSGITAIFDNVFRDRRMIRVPVADDGIDVAAGAGLAAQARAAFVTPSHQYPLGMPMSMAKRTALLAWARERQAWIVEDDYDSEMRYAGHPFPSLQGLDPDRVVYLGTFSKVLFPSLRLGYAIVPPPLVDAFCGARMLMDRHPPSADQHVLAAFIAEGYLDRHIRKMRGVYAEKRRVLIAAIDAHLDPELAWLQPCDQGMHTVLWLKAGFDDLQVAERANRAGLALRAVSPMYAVGHGKPGLVLGLGGHSDRAVDQAVQKLGQVIRACAAPAP comes from the coding sequence ATGCCGAGAAAAGCCAGGGTCGTTGAAGTTCCCGCCATCGGTCAGCTCGATCGCCAGGCGGGGCGGCTGAGCCAGCAGCTGGCGCAGGCGCTGCGCGCCGCCATCAATAAGGGCGAACTGAAGGCGGGCGATCTGCTGCCCTCCACCCGGCGGTTGTCCGCGGCGCTCAGGCTGGCCAGAGGCACCGTGCTGGAGGCTTTCGCCCAGCTGACCGCCGAAGGTTTTCTCGCACCGCAGCCGGGATCCGGCACCCGGGTGGCCGGTTCGCTGGCGCCGCGCAGGGTGCGCCTCTCCCCCGCAAAGTCCCCCTCGGCGGCAGCGCCGCCGCTGGCGGAGCAAGCGCAGCGCCTGGCCCGTTTCGCCGCCCAGGTGCGCCCTCTGCCGCCGGTGCCCTTCGCCGTGTCGGTGCCCATCGGCGAGACCGCGCCGGACGATATCTGGCGCCGGCTCGGCAACCGCATTCGCGCCCGCGGGCCGGGCGCGCCGTCGGGTTACGGCGATCCCATGGGGGCACTGCCGCTGCGCGAGGCCCTCTGCGAATACGTTCGCCGCTCCCGCTCCGTAAGCTGCACGCCGCAGCAAATCATTATTACCTCAGGCACCCAGCAGGGGCTCTATCTGGCCGCGCAAATACTGCTGGACGCCGGCGACGCCGCCTGGGTTGAAGATCCCGCCTACTCGGGCATTACCGCCATTTTCGACAACGTCTTCAGGGACCGCCGCATGATCAGGGTGCCCGTCGCCGACGACGGCATCGACGTCGCCGCCGGCGCCGGGCTCGCCGCTCAGGCCCGCGCCGCCTTTGTCACCCCTTCTCATCAATATCCGCTCGGCATGCCGATGAGCATGGCCAAAAGAACCGCCCTGCTGGCCTGGGCCAGGGAACGGCAGGCCTGGATCGTTGAAGATGATTACGACAGCGAGATGCGCTATGCCGGCCACCCGTTTCCCTCATTGCAAGGGCTGGATCCCGACAGGGTCGTCTATCTGGGCACCTTCAGCAAAGTGCTGTTCCCCTCGCTGCGGCTGGGCTACGCCATCGTTCCCCCGCCGCTGGTCGACGCTTTTTGCGGTGCCAGAATGCTGATGGACCGCCATCCGCCCAGCGCCGATCAGCACGTGCTGGCCGCTTTTATCGCCGAAGGGTATCTGGACCGGCATATCCGCAAAATGCGCGGCGTTTATGCGGAGAAGCGTCGGGTGCTGATCGCGGCGATAGACGCCCACCTCGACCCTGAGCTGGCCTGGCTGCAGCCCTGCGATCAGGGTATGCATACGGTGCTGTGGTTAAAGGCGGGTTTCGACGATCTGCAGGTGGCCGAGCGCGCGAACCGGGCCGGCCTGGCGCTGCGCGCCGTTTCGCCGATGTATGCCGTCGGCCACGGCAAGCCCGGACTGGTGCTCGGGCTGGGCGGCCACAGCGATCGCGCGGTCGACCAGGCGGTGCAAAAGCTTGGGCAGGTCATCCGCGCCTGCGCCGCCCCTGCGCCCTAA
- a CDS encoding virulence factor SrfB, which produces MPAPLTDYPQAVTLIQDSGIQFLDFALIPADGDVAGKFVRQTASGPLLRLQWDADGEKYLLPAQPGQAAEVVRPEFGYSLQQSLSLLDKIWLPLPFFRYTPSGAFLAGPDNWARMQIAQLDAPDRDGNLLRVVLAFDTRLAAPGQERLAPSERDLATGLHFALAHRNHELGEFLDHTWVDGWLREAFTQRAAMREQRDEAALNAGLKTFEYQAHYLNLLHMLGHQLAVPQIKIVGATLQQPAVDVDLVLDVGNSHTCGVLVEDHPEENNGLKQTYELQLRSLSAPHCVYNELFESRVEFAQASFGKAHLSFQSGRDDAFVWPAIVRVGREAVQLAQRRRGTEGSTGISSPRRYLWDEERYAPGWRFNGPQEPMAAAAPLTGLINDEGVPLSALPAAERLPVFAAHYSRSAVMSLMLTELLAQALMQINSVAQRSKMPNAAAPRRLRAIILTLPSAMPKPEREIFRRRMREAIGLVWKAMGWHPLDAPFDGEQTRVAVPQVHMEWDEATCGQMVYLYNETQMNYAGRTDAFFAAMARPDRPPAPGEQAGKTLRIASIDIGGGTTDLAITQYALDDGVGNNIKINPRLLFREGFKVAGDDILLDTIRLFILPAVQQALEDAGVAAPAAVMDKLFGNEGRMDGFSTLRQQAALQIFMPAGRALLCAYEDYDPLDARAEIAASLGELLPQAPTPQVLAFIDGEVQREIGAAFAILQTPLVIRLGALHAAFLSDRVGIGRCLRLLCEVVALYACDVLLLTGRPARFPGVQALLRRLQPLPASRILPLEGYHTRSWYPFNQRGRIANPKSTAAVGAMLCLLASGLRLGSFYFNVGDFQPYSTLRHLGMLDGNNMLADDNVYYRDIDLDRADFTLDPHGRFQLRGPLRLGFRQLDNPRWPASPLYTLTIADAQLARRLAGDAVISLRLAVTGSAEQGAEGVEIAEALLDDGTPVPAHQLQLKLNTLAASASGAAHYWIDSGSIYTR; this is translated from the coding sequence ATGCCGGCACCCCTTACGGATTACCCGCAAGCCGTTACGCTGATCCAGGACAGCGGTATTCAGTTTCTGGACTTTGCCCTGATACCGGCCGATGGCGACGTGGCGGGCAAGTTTGTCCGCCAGACGGCGAGCGGCCCGCTGTTGCGCCTGCAGTGGGATGCCGACGGCGAGAAATACCTGTTGCCCGCCCAGCCGGGGCAGGCCGCCGAGGTGGTGCGCCCGGAGTTCGGCTATTCGCTGCAGCAATCGCTGAGCCTGCTGGATAAAATCTGGCTGCCGCTGCCGTTCTTCCGTTACACCCCGTCCGGGGCGTTTTTAGCCGGGCCGGATAACTGGGCGCGGATGCAAATCGCGCAGCTGGACGCGCCCGATCGGGACGGCAATCTGCTGCGGGTGGTGCTGGCCTTCGATACCCGCCTCGCCGCGCCGGGCCAGGAGAGACTGGCCCCGAGCGAGCGCGATCTCGCGACCGGCCTGCACTTCGCTCTGGCCCACCGCAACCATGAGCTGGGCGAGTTTCTCGATCACACCTGGGTGGACGGCTGGCTGCGCGAAGCCTTTACCCAGCGCGCCGCCATGCGGGAACAGCGCGACGAAGCCGCGCTTAACGCCGGGCTGAAAACCTTCGAATATCAAGCGCACTACCTCAATCTGTTGCACATGCTCGGCCACCAGCTGGCGGTGCCGCAGATAAAAATCGTCGGCGCGACGCTGCAGCAGCCGGCGGTCGACGTGGATCTGGTCCTGGACGTCGGCAACTCCCACACCTGCGGCGTGCTGGTCGAGGATCATCCGGAAGAAAACAACGGCCTGAAGCAGACCTATGAACTGCAACTGCGCTCGCTGTCCGCACCGCACTGCGTTTACAACGAGCTGTTCGAAAGCCGGGTCGAATTCGCCCAGGCTTCGTTCGGCAAGGCCCACCTCTCGTTCCAAAGCGGGCGCGACGACGCCTTCGTCTGGCCTGCTATCGTCCGGGTGGGCCGCGAGGCGGTGCAGCTGGCGCAGCGGCGGCGGGGCACTGAAGGCAGCACCGGCATTTCCAGCCCGCGCCGCTACCTGTGGGACGAAGAGCGCTACGCCCCCGGCTGGCGGTTCAACGGCCCGCAAGAGCCGATGGCCGCCGCGGCGCCGCTGACCGGCTTGATCAACGACGAAGGCGTGCCGCTGTCCGCGCTGCCTGCGGCGGAACGTCTGCCGGTATTCGCCGCCCACTACAGCCGCAGCGCGGTCATGAGCCTGATGCTGACCGAACTGCTGGCGCAGGCGCTGATGCAGATCAACAGCGTCGCCCAGCGGAGCAAAATGCCCAACGCCGCCGCTCCGCGCCGCCTGCGCGCCATTATCCTGACCCTGCCTTCGGCGATGCCGAAGCCCGAGCGGGAGATTTTCCGCCGCCGCATGCGGGAAGCCATCGGCCTGGTGTGGAAAGCCATGGGTTGGCACCCGCTGGACGCGCCGTTCGACGGCGAGCAAACCCGCGTTGCGGTGCCGCAGGTGCATATGGAATGGGACGAGGCCACCTGCGGGCAGATGGTTTATCTGTATAACGAAACGCAGATGAACTACGCCGGCCGCACCGACGCCTTTTTCGCCGCCATGGCCAGGCCGGACCGCCCGCCGGCGCCGGGAGAACAGGCGGGCAAAACGTTGCGCATCGCCTCCATCGACATCGGCGGCGGCACCACCGATCTGGCCATCACCCAGTACGCGCTGGACGACGGCGTGGGCAACAACATCAAGATCAATCCGCGGTTGCTGTTCCGCGAAGGATTTAAAGTCGCCGGTGACGATATTCTGCTGGATACCATCCGGCTGTTTATCCTGCCCGCGGTACAGCAGGCGCTCGAAGACGCCGGGGTCGCCGCGCCGGCGGCCGTCATGGACAAGCTGTTCGGCAACGAAGGCCGCATGGACGGGTTTTCCACCCTGCGCCAGCAGGCCGCGCTGCAGATATTCATGCCCGCCGGGCGCGCCCTGCTCTGCGCGTATGAAGATTACGATCCGCTGGACGCCCGCGCCGAGATCGCCGCCAGCCTCGGCGAGCTGTTGCCGCAAGCGCCGACGCCGCAGGTACTGGCGTTTATCGACGGCGAGGTGCAACGCGAAATCGGCGCCGCCTTCGCCATCTTGCAGACCCCGCTGGTGATCCGCCTGGGCGCGCTGCACGCCGCTTTTCTGTCCGACCGGGTCGGCATCGGCCGCTGCCTGCGGCTGCTCTGCGAGGTGGTGGCGCTGTACGCCTGCGATGTGCTGCTGCTGACCGGCCGCCCGGCGCGCTTCCCCGGCGTGCAGGCCCTGCTGCGCCGCCTGCAGCCGCTGCCCGCCAGCCGCATTTTGCCGCTGGAGGGCTACCATACCCGCAGCTGGTATCCGTTTAACCAACGCGGGCGCATCGCCAACCCCAAATCCACCGCCGCCGTGGGCGCCATGCTGTGCCTGCTGGCGAGCGGCCTGCGCCTGGGGAGCTTTTACTTCAACGTCGGCGATTTCCAGCCCTATTCCACCCTGCGCCATTTGGGCATGCTGGACGGCAATAACATGCTGGCGGACGATAACGTCTACTACCGCGACATCGATCTGGACCGCGCCGACTTTACGTTGGATCCCCATGGCCGCTTCCAGCTGCGCGGCCCGCTGCGCCTGGGTTTCCGCCAGCTGGACAACCCGCGCTGGCCGGCATCGCCGCTGTATACGCTCACCATCGCCGATGCCCAACTGGCGCGCAGGCTGGCCGGCGATGCGGTGATCAGCCTGAGGCTGGCCGTCACCGGCAGCGCCGAGCAGGGCGCCGAAGGCGTCGAGATCGCCGAAGCCCTGCTGGACGACGGCACGCCGGTGCCCGCGCACCAGCTGCAATTGAAACTCAATACCCTGGCTGCCAGCGCCTCCGGCGCCGCCCATTACTGGATAGACAGCGGGAGCATTTATACCAGATGA
- a CDS encoding DMT family transporter: MNGQSEKTPVVAGLARSEGGRPTQGWVNGFLGMLIFSGSLPATRVAVLELDPLFLTAVRAVIAALPALCALLFTRQPRPGRGDLPALLSVAVGVVIGFPLLTALALQHATSAHSLVYIGLLPLATACFGVLRGGERPKAAFWAFSVLGALLVGGFALSQGGGGAGVGDALMVGAILLCGLGYAEGAVLSRRLGGWQVISWALAIALPLTSVAALLTAPNGWPTIGGAAWLSLIYVSVFSMWIGFIFWYRGLAQGGIAAVGQLQLLQPFFGLALAGLVLHETVQPAMIAVMAGVLACVFGARRFSR, from the coding sequence ATGAACGGTCAGTCAGAAAAAACGCCCGTGGTCGCCGGCCTTGCACGTTCAGAGGGAGGGCGCCCGACTCAGGGCTGGGTCAACGGATTTTTGGGCATGCTTATTTTCAGCGGATCGCTGCCCGCCACCCGGGTGGCGGTGCTGGAGCTGGATCCGCTGTTCCTGACGGCGGTCAGGGCGGTGATCGCCGCCCTGCCGGCGCTGTGCGCGCTGCTGTTCACGCGGCAGCCGCGGCCGGGGCGGGGCGACCTGCCGGCGTTGCTGTCTGTGGCGGTCGGCGTGGTCATCGGTTTTCCGCTGCTGACGGCGCTGGCGTTGCAACACGCCACCTCGGCGCATTCGCTGGTTTACATCGGCCTGTTGCCGCTGGCGACCGCCTGTTTCGGCGTGCTGCGCGGCGGGGAGCGGCCCAAAGCCGCATTTTGGGCGTTTTCCGTGCTGGGCGCCCTGTTGGTGGGCGGTTTTGCGCTGAGCCAGGGGGGCGGCGGCGCCGGGGTGGGCGATGCCCTGATGGTGGGGGCGATACTGCTGTGCGGCCTGGGCTACGCGGAAGGGGCGGTGTTGTCGCGCCGCCTCGGCGGCTGGCAGGTGATCTCGTGGGCGCTGGCGATCGCTCTGCCGCTGACCTCGGTCGCGGCGCTGCTCACGGCGCCGAACGGTTGGCCGACGATCGGCGGCGCGGCCTGGCTGTCGCTGATCTACGTTTCGGTATTCAGCATGTGGATCGGCTTTATCTTTTGGTATCGCGGCCTGGCGCAGGGCGGCATCGCCGCCGTCGGCCAGCTGCAGCTGCTGCAGCCTTTCTTCGGGCTGGCGCTGGCGGGGCTGGTGCTGCATGAAACCGTCCAGCCCGCGATGATCGCCGTGATGGCCGGCGTGTTGGCGTGCGTGTTCGGCGCCAGGCGTTTTTCTCGTTAG
- a CDS encoding virulence factor SrfC family protein codes for MKPIPSPSRLSGGILQAIDWLAAARQGSVRLNREADSLTLRLRRCYNRATLLDHAAQRPVAIGLYGHNLAAKRHLLAALAPGAEPLGGDAALTVRYAGSAARASSAYPIAITLLDETQLLGMAIGAALMDGFRPEGEARAIAARLQALARHRQAMAVDGMDSNAVVALWDRIRRHGGKWQPALDRHFWPQAVALAPHLSIDDRARLFAPLWGEDPRLTAHYRQLAYALHALGCSARLQAPEAACALGASARATLSVLTESGAALNVSQADLAWLAAEVTVPLPAGLPAGVELLDIPASAHCPGAEPTQRLQQAKRADLLARCAEGLHASLLLIADAVDRPQDAGRTGEALAYWVEQTQGESAGVRSRRKPGLIWAITPFDARREGKQRPDDAVQRHVGEPGDSWATLLATDERDCRRMAAYLAEQARPALKQARILERRQELRRELKDSLLGNWLTSPDPQRARRLLRALQAQAGAHGELLEWLLPQRDALRRLYPQPQPLMPAPVAAAPPFGVDVDLFGEEPAAAPAAHGGSPFAQRVFAEWVNHLRNLPDNAQLSALLGVDKPQLELLADALITAAGRLEIDAALERALAAAAGEDRQIGQALAILGDFVAWLGFQQRDAASRPASRINHGRPIFSPPPQPAIDWGNQQRLTKLAPTAATHAAFYIYDWLVGLQTLLAENAAAAPALEAAARAALEERVARMCDEDGA; via the coding sequence ATGAAACCTATCCCCTCCCCCTCGCGGCTCAGCGGCGGCATCCTTCAGGCGATTGACTGGCTGGCGGCGGCGCGGCAAGGCTCCGTCCGCCTGAACCGGGAAGCCGACAGCCTGACGCTGCGCCTGCGGCGCTGCTACAACCGGGCGACGCTGTTGGACCACGCCGCGCAGCGGCCCGTCGCCATCGGCCTCTATGGCCATAACCTCGCCGCCAAAAGGCACCTGCTGGCGGCGCTGGCGCCCGGCGCCGAGCCGCTGGGCGGGGACGCCGCGCTGACGGTGCGCTACGCCGGCTCCGCGGCTCGGGCCTCATCCGCTTACCCGATCGCCATCACCCTGCTTGATGAAACGCAGCTGCTTGGCATGGCGATTGGCGCCGCGTTAATGGACGGGTTTCGCCCCGAGGGCGAAGCGCGCGCCATCGCCGCTCGCCTGCAGGCGCTGGCGCGCCACCGCCAGGCGATGGCCGTTGACGGCATGGACAGCAACGCCGTTGTAGCACTGTGGGACCGCATCCGCCGCCACGGCGGCAAATGGCAACCGGCGCTGGACCGCCATTTCTGGCCGCAGGCCGTCGCGCTGGCGCCCCACCTGAGCATCGACGATCGGGCCCGGCTGTTCGCGCCGCTGTGGGGCGAGGATCCGCGGCTGACGGCGCACTATCGTCAGCTGGCCTATGCGCTGCACGCGCTGGGCTGCAGCGCGCGCCTGCAGGCCCCGGAAGCGGCCTGCGCCCTCGGCGCGTCAGCCAGGGCAACGCTGTCGGTGCTGACGGAGAGCGGTGCCGCGCTAAACGTCTCGCAGGCCGATCTGGCGTGGCTGGCCGCCGAGGTGACGGTGCCCCTGCCCGCCGGCTTGCCGGCCGGGGTTGAGCTGCTCGATATCCCGGCCAGCGCCCACTGCCCGGGGGCCGAGCCGACGCAGCGCCTGCAGCAGGCGAAACGCGCCGATCTGCTGGCGCGCTGCGCCGAAGGGCTGCATGCCAGCCTGCTGCTGATTGCCGACGCGGTCGACCGGCCGCAGGACGCCGGCCGAACGGGCGAGGCGCTCGCCTATTGGGTCGAGCAAACGCAGGGGGAAAGCGCCGGGGTGCGCAGCCGCCGCAAGCCCGGCTTGATCTGGGCCATCACGCCGTTCGACGCGCGCCGGGAAGGGAAGCAACGGCCTGACGACGCCGTTCAGCGTCACGTCGGCGAGCCCGGAGACAGCTGGGCGACGCTGCTGGCGACGGACGAGCGAGACTGCCGCCGCATGGCGGCTTATCTGGCCGAGCAGGCGCGCCCGGCGTTAAAACAGGCGCGCATCCTTGAACGGCGGCAAGAGCTGCGGCGCGAACTGAAAGACAGCCTGCTCGGCAACTGGCTGACCAGCCCGGACCCGCAGCGCGCCCGGCGCCTGCTGCGCGCACTGCAGGCGCAGGCCGGCGCGCATGGCGAACTGCTGGAATGGCTGCTGCCGCAGCGCGATGCGCTGCGCCGGTTGTACCCACAGCCGCAGCCCCTCATGCCCGCACCGGTGGCCGCCGCCCCGCCGTTCGGCGTCGATGTCGACCTGTTCGGCGAGGAGCCCGCCGCCGCACCGGCGGCGCATGGCGGCTCGCCGTTTGCCCAGCGGGTGTTCGCGGAGTGGGTCAATCACCTGCGCAATCTGCCGGATAACGCCCAACTGTCGGCGCTGCTGGGCGTCGACAAACCCCAGTTGGAACTGTTGGCCGATGCCTTGATTACCGCCGCCGGCCGGCTGGAGATTGACGCCGCATTGGAACGCGCATTGGCCGCCGCCGCGGGCGAGGATCGGCAGATTGGCCAGGCGCTGGCGATACTGGGCGATTTCGTCGCCTGGCTGGGCTTCCAGCAACGCGATGCGGCGTCGCGCCCCGCCAGCCGCATCAATCACGGCCGGCCGATATTTAGCCCGCCGCCGCAGCCGGCGATCGACTGGGGCAATCAGCAGCGGTTGACCAAGCTGGCGCCGACGGCGGCCACGCATGCCGCCTTTTATATCTACGACTGGCTGGTCGGCCTGCAAACCCTGCTGGCGGAGAATGCGGCCGCCGCCCCGGCGCTCGAGGCGGCGGCGCGTGCGGCGCTGGAGGAGAGGGTGGCAAGGATGTGCGACGAGGACGGCGCCTGA
- a CDS encoding SrfA family protein, with product MVKPFLRSGSLDDVLALGENGQPVYACAPQLRETLRIRQRQQAADCLAIPQPNESGTRIDWYAPFPGKVTSWLAASDDQRAQALRRLERSLETLRTLAAQAQATDHPSQRLFGALLAKAMQIPDQNHVYLVDDKPVLTFWGFIRPQAQRQDDPLACLRPAEPPTEKTAPIAAAPRPLAAPAAQPAPATEIIRPAQPRRRRFVWPALMLAALLAVAGWLSRPQVHPAVAQPAAPQPRPTAPAFRPRLPLAHATLMPPPPAPAAQTPADKHSLVLPADAVKAGSTRFLNGKWRATVALKDPLTGKRPSLQYRLNGGKGTASITHGDAVTCRAPIEAGLMPSGNLVINSRAKARCSDGSRYPLPEIVCRQNDTGPAACSGRYGADTVYPMTFKRESK from the coding sequence GTGGTGAAACCCTTTTTACGCAGTGGCAGTTTGGATGATGTGCTTGCCTTGGGCGAAAATGGGCAACCGGTTTATGCCTGCGCGCCGCAGCTGCGGGAAACCTTGCGCATCCGCCAACGGCAGCAGGCCGCCGATTGCCTGGCCATCCCCCAGCCGAACGAGTCCGGCACCCGCATTGACTGGTATGCCCCCTTCCCGGGGAAGGTCACCTCCTGGCTGGCGGCGAGCGACGATCAACGCGCGCAGGCGTTGCGCCGGCTGGAACGCAGCCTGGAGACATTGCGCACCCTGGCGGCGCAGGCGCAGGCGACGGATCACCCCAGCCAGCGTCTGTTCGGCGCCTTGCTGGCCAAGGCGATGCAGATCCCGGACCAAAACCATGTCTACCTGGTCGACGATAAACCGGTGCTGACCTTTTGGGGCTTTATCCGGCCGCAGGCCCAGCGCCAGGACGATCCGCTGGCCTGCCTGCGCCCTGCCGAACCGCCAACGGAAAAAACGGCGCCGATCGCCGCCGCGCCGCGGCCATTAGCGGCACCCGCCGCCCAGCCCGCACCCGCGACTGAAATCATCAGGCCGGCGCAACCTCGCCGGCGCCGTTTTGTCTGGCCTGCGCTGATGCTGGCCGCCTTGCTGGCCGTGGCCGGCTGGCTGAGCCGGCCGCAGGTTCACCCTGCCGTGGCGCAACCCGCGGCTCCGCAGCCCCGCCCGACCGCGCCGGCGTTCAGGCCACGGCTGCCGCTAGCCCACGCGACGCTGATGCCGCCGCCCCCCGCGCCGGCCGCCCAGACGCCGGCGGATAAACATTCGCTGGTGCTGCCCGCCGACGCGGTCAAGGCCGGTTCGACCCGTTTTCTTAACGGCAAATGGCGCGCCACCGTGGCGCTGAAGGATCCCCTGACCGGCAAACGCCCCAGCCTGCAATACCGGCTGAACGGCGGCAAAGGCACCGCCAGCATTACCCACGGCGACGCCGTCACCTGCCGGGCGCCGATCGAGGCCGGGCTGATGCCGTCGGGCAACCTGGTGATCAACAGCCGCGCCAAAGCGCGCTGCAGCGACGGCAGCCGCTACCCGCTGCCGGAAATCGTCTGCAGGCAAAACGATACCGGGCCGGCGGCGTGCAGCGGCCGCTACGGTGCGGATACGGTTTACCCCATGACGTTCAAGCGCGAGAGTAAATGA
- a CDS encoding PglL family O-oligosaccharyltransferase → MSQQKTAWLFGLAAGYCLIAMHLSWPNRGGSGFYLPWNMVGALFMALFILGAMLFSRPPLAVSGFFNRLALGGLILLLPSCWAAEPWLSEALPRLLGLGLGVMAYLALLQIPLDRRRRRRLLTLLLAAAVIEALLGMAQYSLLQPGNGFGYDTLKNRPYGVFQQWNLMASFIATGLALALYLLSRRGRLSPLVSLLGGAMLTLAPLLLILIASRAGLLAAVLLAPWQWLMLHRLNRRRAGHALWLLAAGTLAGFALVALNGATRAIDVAEPIFYRLAYWQEAVRMIAERPWFGWGYGHFRHDFLHHFYQNHRSGMESVSVTHPHNEVLLWGVEGGLLSLCGVGVIGWGLWRLLRRRARPLRPAPWQAALPILLHMMVEYPLYLSAAHAVLLLAILRAGDLRRRCRLPPMAQRASRGAAAVSAALMLIYMLNGLHSALIITRVEKTGLRQFAPMNQVISPTPWQTRYDFDSQLRLLLQYPRTRDAAALRSYRRWAENEIRVRPEANIYFNLIRVSRLLQQPQRAAQLQSQARRLFPHDGRFEE, encoded by the coding sequence ATGTCCCAACAAAAAACGGCCTGGCTATTCGGGCTGGCGGCCGGTTATTGCCTGATCGCCATGCACCTGTCTTGGCCCAATCGCGGCGGCAGCGGTTTTTATCTGCCGTGGAATATGGTCGGCGCCCTATTTATGGCGCTGTTTATTCTCGGGGCGATGTTGTTCAGCCGGCCGCCGCTGGCCGTCTCCGGCTTTTTTAACCGACTGGCGCTGGGCGGCCTGATTTTATTATTGCCCTCCTGCTGGGCCGCCGAGCCCTGGCTGAGCGAGGCCTTGCCGCGCCTGCTGGGGTTGGGGCTCGGCGTCATGGCCTACCTCGCGCTGCTGCAAATTCCGCTCGACCGACGCCGACGCCGCCGCCTGCTGACGTTGCTGCTGGCGGCGGCGGTCATCGAAGCGCTGCTGGGCATGGCGCAGTACAGCCTGCTGCAGCCGGGCAACGGCTTCGGTTATGACACCCTGAAGAATCGCCCCTACGGCGTTTTCCAGCAGTGGAATCTGATGGCCAGTTTTATCGCCACCGGCCTGGCGCTGGCGCTGTACCTGCTGAGCCGCCGCGGGCGGTTGTCGCCGCTGGTCAGCCTGCTGGGCGGGGCCATGCTGACGCTGGCACCGCTGTTACTGATCCTGATCGCCTCGCGCGCCGGCCTGCTGGCCGCCGTGCTGCTGGCCCCGTGGCAATGGCTGATGCTGCATCGCCTCAACCGCCGCCGCGCCGGCCACGCCCTGTGGCTGCTGGCCGCCGGGACGCTGGCCGGGTTCGCCCTGGTGGCGTTGAATGGCGCCACCCGCGCCATCGACGTGGCCGAGCCGATCTTCTACCGGTTGGCCTATTGGCAGGAAGCCGTGCGCATGATCGCCGAGCGTCCGTGGTTCGGCTGGGGCTATGGCCACTTCCGGCATGATTTCCTGCATCATTTTTACCAGAACCACCGCAGCGGCATGGAAAGCGTCAGCGTCACCCATCCGCATAATGAAGTGTTGCTGTGGGGCGTGGAGGGCGGATTGCTGAGCCTGTGCGGCGTCGGCGTCATCGGCTGGGGCTTGTGGCGCCTGCTGCGTCGGCGCGCCCGGCCGCTGCGCCCTGCGCCTTGGCAGGCGGCCCTGCCTATCCTGCTGCATATGATGGTGGAATACCCGCTGTATCTTTCCGCCGCGCACGCCGTGCTGCTGCTGGCGATACTGCGCGCCGGCGACCTTCGCCGCCGCTGCCGCCTGCCGCCGATGGCGCAACGGGCGTCGCGCGGGGCGGCGGCCGTATCGGCGGCGCTGATGCTGATTTATATGCTCAATGGGCTGCACAGCGCGCTGATCATCACCCGCGTGGAAAAAACGGGCCTGCGGCAGTTCGCTCCCATGAATCAGGTTATTTCGCCCACGCCCTGGCAAACCCGTTACGACTTCGACAGCCAGCTGCGGCTGCTGCTGCAGTACCCGCGCACCCGGGACGCGGCCGCGCTGCGGAGCTACCGGCGCTGGGCCGAGAACGAAATCCGCGTGCGCCCGGAAGCCAACATCTACTTCAACCTGATCCGGGTCAGCCGGCTGCTGCAACAGCCCCAACGGGCTGCGCAGCTGCAATCGCAGGCGCGTCGGCTGTTCCCGCACGACGGACGCTTTGAGGAGTAA
- a CDS encoding LuxR C-terminal-related transcriptional regulator, with product MPDIRFTLFDGDNFYQQGLRSLLQDYLHALNECHRLYPQLAPLESQRLEGVEVVFRTLEDRWGCACCYQSPYQTPRHRQMTVLILDDHAPRHWQAHPALFSIHRRDSVYAVRNKLQMALERFCQQPWVALHAAGLWKCQQCRIAALSSCEKKVLRLMSTGMSACSIAGMLQRSQKTISAHKRSAMRKLNVRKSSELNKMLLNQMGLN from the coding sequence ATGCCCGATATCCGATTCACCCTGTTCGACGGCGATAACTTTTATCAGCAGGGGCTGCGTTCGCTGCTGCAGGATTATCTGCACGCCCTGAATGAATGCCACCGCTTGTACCCTCAGCTGGCCCCCCTCGAGTCGCAGCGTCTGGAGGGCGTTGAGGTGGTGTTCCGCACCCTGGAGGATCGCTGGGGCTGCGCCTGTTGCTACCAGAGCCCGTATCAGACGCCACGGCACCGGCAGATGACCGTGCTGATCCTGGACGATCATGCGCCGCGGCATTGGCAGGCCCATCCGGCGCTGTTCAGCATTCACCGGCGCGATTCCGTTTACGCCGTTCGCAACAAGCTGCAGATGGCGCTGGAACGTTTTTGCCAGCAGCCCTGGGTGGCGCTGCACGCCGCCGGCCTGTGGAAATGCCAGCAGTGCCGCATCGCCGCGCTGAGCAGCTGCGAGAAAAAGGTGCTGCGGCTGATGAGCACCGGCATGTCCGCCTGCAGCATCGCCGGCATGCTGCAGCGCAGCCAGAAAACCATCAGCGCCCACAAACGCTCGGCGATGCGCAAGCTCAACGTCCGCAAGAGCAGCGAATTGAACAAAATGCTGTTGAATCAGATGGGGCTGAATTAA